One Oncorhynchus nerka isolate Pitt River linkage group LG5, Oner_Uvic_2.0, whole genome shotgun sequence genomic window carries:
- the LOC115126534 gene encoding endophilin-B1-like produces the protein MFSFLRVRWLKMWAQEVSQAEMELRISQCVFDRQSEITRLLLEGINTTHAAHLRSLSDFVEAQGSYYAQCYQLTQVVLPL, from the exons ATGTTCAGCTTCCTACGAGTCAGATGGCTGAAG ATGTGGGCCCAGGAAGTCTCTCAGGCAGAGATGGAGCTGAGGATCTCTCAGTGTGTGTTTGAccgacagtcagagatcaccagaCTACTGCTGGAGGGAATCAACACTACACAT GCTGCCCATTTGAGAAGCCTGTCTGACTTTGTAGAAGCCCAGGGTAGCTACTACGCTCAGTGTTACCAGCTCACACAGGTAGTGCTCCCCCTCTGA